One segment of Candidatus Blochmannia ocreatus DNA contains the following:
- the der gene encoding ribosome biogenesis GTPase Der: MTMPIIALIGRKNVGKSTLFNKLTQKNDSLISPYPGSTRDRQYGFFQCKNFKSILIDTGGIDELHNNKNETIQSSIFYQTNLAIKESDILLYITDKRAHQSTSDNEIIKNLVKTEKKHIFFIINKIDNVKNLINNSLWEYPFYYTKHIMFISAMHGYGIKNLIKQLFLCIAKNKIGHNKNNLLNHIHKKILHSKNNTKKIKSTNNKIICTKLHTELPIIKKTEKNAVTLAIVGCPNSGKSTLINYILKTNRVIADSAPGTTRNSTSIPIIYNKQKYILIDTAGIQKNRNTTEKIYTLKTYQIIKTAQIVLFLNDISMGISNKDLQLLHFILKNSAALIIAINKWDKISKTSQHTIKQSLYNKIHFIHYTKIYFISALYGTGIKKLFQSIHNTHLNSIKNITTTKLISILYAATTKVPPPPFNKSKQIKLKHIHIGKNNPLTFIIHGPHANKLPKHYQQYLKNFFYRTLKITGILLHIYFKNTAKSLLNKK, translated from the coding sequence ATGACAATGCCCATTATTGCCTTAATTGGGAGGAAAAATGTAGGAAAATCTACTCTATTTAATAAACTAACGCAAAAAAACGATTCTTTAATTTCTCCCTACCCGGGGTCGACACGGGACAGACAGTATGGTTTCTTTCAATGTAAAAACTTTAAATCTATTCTAATTGATACTGGAGGAATTGATGAATTACACAATAATAAAAACGAAACCATTCAAAGTAGCATTTTTTATCAGACGAATTTAGCTATAAAAGAATCTGATATTCTATTGTATATTACAGACAAACGCGCTCATCAATCTACTTCAGACAATGAAATAATAAAAAATTTAGTAAAAACAGAAAAAAAACATATATTTTTTATTATCAATAAAATTGATAACGTCAAAAACTTAATAAATAATTCCCTGTGGGAATATCCTTTTTACTACACAAAACATATAATGTTTATATCTGCAATGCATGGTTATGGAATAAAAAACCTAATAAAACAATTATTCTTATGTATTGCTAAAAATAAAATCGGTCATAATAAAAATAATCTGCTAAATCATATACATAAAAAAATTTTGCATAGTAAAAATAATACTAAAAAAATTAAATCAACAAATAATAAAATTATTTGTACCAAATTACATACGGAATTACCCATAATAAAAAAAACAGAAAAAAACGCTGTAACCCTAGCTATTGTAGGATGTCCCAATTCTGGTAAATCTACCTTAATTAATTATATTTTAAAAACTAATCGTGTAATTGCTGATAGCGCACCCGGTACTACTAGAAATAGTACCAGCATACCTATTATTTATAATAAGCAAAAATATATATTAATTGACACTGCCGGAATACAAAAAAATCGCAATACTACAGAAAAAATTTATACACTTAAAACATACCAAATTATAAAAACTGCACAAATTGTATTATTTTTAAATGATATAAGTATGGGAATTTCCAATAAAGATTTACAGTTGTTACATTTTATACTAAAAAATAGTGCAGCACTAATAATCGCAATAAACAAATGGGATAAAATTTCTAAAACTTCACAACATACAATCAAACAATCACTATATAATAAAATACATTTTATTCACTACACAAAAATATATTTTATTTCAGCCTTATATGGAACAGGAATAAAAAAGCTCTTCCAATCAATACATAACACACATCTAAATTCTATAAAAAATATCACTACAACAAAACTCATATCAATTTTATACGCTGCTACTACTAAAGTTCCTCCCCCACCTTTTAATAAGAGTAAACAAATAAAATTAAAACACATTCATATTGGAAAAAATAATCCATTAACTTTCATTATTCACGGTCCTCATGCCAACAAACTTCCTAAACACTATCAACAATATTTAAAAAATTTTTTTTACCGTACACTTAAAATAACTGGAATTC
- the hisS gene encoding histidine--tRNA ligase — protein MNKSIQSIRGMHDILPKDTIIWQYIEHTLKSIVHDYGYKEIRFPIVENTNLFQRSIGEITDVVEKEMYNFKDRNENSITLRPEGTSGCVRAGIEHGLFYNNQEQRLWYYGPMFRYERPQKGRHRQFHQFSAEAFGCTGPNIDAELILITARCWEKLGINKNISLEINSIGSIQSRTNYRKKLISFLEKHLKKLDHYALRRLHSNPLRILDTKNHATKELLHAAPMINDYLDNDSHTHFSKLCQLLDATKIPYTINPYLVRGLDYYNKTVFEWITTTDHNNKKKTICAGGRYDTLIQELGGPSVPAIGFSMGIERIILLMQAINHEIFNKNIHNDVYLINSSDFDIQKHAILISENIRSEFPSIRLIVHHRKDSIKKQIHLAYKNKTKILLILNEENFLKKTIILKNLQTNAEEILKLHEINTKLKYILNI, from the coding sequence ATGAATAAAAGTATCCAATCTATCCGAGGTATGCACGATATCTTACCAAAAGACACTATAATTTGGCAATATATAGAACATACTCTAAAATCTATTGTACACGATTACGGATATAAAGAAATACGATTTCCTATCGTAGAAAATACAAATTTATTTCAACGATCTATTGGAGAAATTACCGATGTAGTAGAAAAAGAAATGTATAATTTTAAAGATCGTAATGAAAACAGCATAACACTACGTCCAGAAGGCACGTCGGGATGTGTTAGGGCTGGAATTGAACACGGATTATTTTATAATAATCAAGAACAACGTCTATGGTACTATGGACCAATGTTTCGTTATGAAAGACCACAAAAAGGTCGTCATAGACAATTTCACCAATTCAGCGCAGAAGCTTTTGGATGTACTGGACCAAATATAGATGCTGAGTTAATTCTGATTACTGCGCGTTGTTGGGAAAAATTAGGCATCAACAAAAATATCTCTTTAGAAATAAATTCAATAGGTTCCATACAATCTAGGACGAATTATCGTAAAAAATTAATATCTTTTTTAGAAAAACATTTAAAAAAATTAGATCATTACGCTTTACGCCGACTACATTCCAACCCACTACGTATCTTAGATACAAAAAATCACGCAACTAAAGAACTATTACATGCAGCACCAATGATAAATGATTATTTAGATAACGATTCACACACTCATTTTTCTAAATTATGTCAGTTATTAGATGCGACAAAAATACCATATACAATTAATCCATATTTAGTACGTGGTTTAGATTATTACAATAAGACAGTCTTCGAATGGATTACTACTACTGATCATAATAACAAAAAAAAAACCATTTGTGCAGGTGGCCGTTACGATACACTAATACAAGAACTCGGGGGACCATCGGTACCCGCCATAGGTTTTTCTATGGGAATAGAACGCATAATATTATTAATGCAAGCAATTAATCATGAAATTTTTAATAAAAATATCCATAACGATGTATATTTAATTAATTCTTCAGATTTCGATATACAAAAACATGCAATTTTAATATCTGAAAATATTCGATCAGAATTCCCATCTATTCGATTAATAGTACACCACAGAAAAGACAGTATAAAAAAACAAATACATCTCGCTTATAAAAATAAAACAAAAATTTTACTAATATTAAATGAAGAAAATTTTTTAAAAAAAACTATTATATTAAAAAACTTACAAACAAATGCAGAAGAAATACTGAAATTGCATGAAATTAATACGAAATTAAAATACATCTTAAATATATAA
- the ispG gene encoding flavodoxin-dependent (E)-4-hydroxy-3-methylbut-2-enyl-diphosphate synthase, translated as MKNLSNIIRRKSTRIYVGNVPIGDNAPISIQSMVNTRTTDIAATIQQIQSLKKAGVDIIRISIPTIDAAETFKIIKQKITDVPLVADIHFDYRIALKAAEYGADCLRINPGNIGNIERIKSVVHCAQDKNISIRIGVNSGSLEHDLQKKYNGKITANILLESAMKHVNILEKLNFHQFKVSIKSSDALITIQAYRELAKKIDQPLHIGLTESGTFRNGTVKSAITLGFLLNEGIGDTMRISLAADPVEEVKVAFDILRTLNLRQQGVNIIACPGCARQEFDVIKVANSLEEKISDITTPMNVSVIGCVVNGPGEAIKSTIGVAGAKKKSGIYEDGIRQKTRCDNDRIVEELERRIRKKSKF; from the coding sequence ATGAAAAATTTATCAAACATTATACGTAGAAAATCTACACGAATCTATGTAGGCAACGTCCCAATTGGAGATAACGCACCAATCTCAATACAATCTATGGTGAATACTCGTACTACAGATATAGCAGCAACTATTCAACAAATCCAATCTTTAAAAAAAGCAGGAGTAGACATTATACGAATATCCATACCCACCATTGACGCTGCAGAAACGTTTAAAATAATTAAACAAAAAATTACTGATGTTCCATTAGTAGCAGATATTCATTTTGATTATCGTATTGCATTAAAAGCTGCAGAATATGGAGCAGATTGCTTACGAATCAATCCTGGAAATATTGGAAATATTGAAAGAATTAAATCTGTAGTACACTGTGCACAAGACAAAAATATATCTATCCGTATCGGTGTAAATTCTGGATCTCTTGAACATGATTTGCAAAAAAAATACAATGGTAAAATAACAGCAAATATTTTATTAGAATCTGCAATGAAACATGTAAACATTTTAGAAAAACTAAATTTTCATCAATTTAAAGTTAGTATTAAATCCTCTGATGCTCTAATTACAATACAAGCATATCGTGAACTAGCAAAAAAAATAGATCAACCGCTACATATAGGGCTAACTGAATCTGGAACATTCCGTAACGGAACAGTAAAATCTGCTATAACATTAGGATTTTTGTTAAATGAAGGAATTGGAGATACAATGCGCATTTCTTTGGCCGCAGATCCCGTAGAAGAGGTAAAAGTAGCATTTGACATTTTAAGGACATTAAATTTACGCCAGCAAGGTGTAAACATTATAGCTTGCCCAGGATGCGCTCGACAAGAATTTGATGTAATTAAAGTAGCAAATTCTCTAGAAGAAAAAATTAGTGATATTACTACTCCCATGAATGTCTCTGTGATTGGTTGCGTAGTTAACGGTCCAGGTGAAGCGATAAAATCAACTATCGGAGTTGCCGGAGCAAAAAAAAAGAGCGGTATATATGAAGATGGGATTCGACAAAAAACACGCTGTGATAACGACAGGATTGTGGAAGAATTAGAACGTCGAATTAGAAAAAAATCTAAATTTTAG
- the rlmN gene encoding 23S rRNA (adenine(2503)-C(2))-methyltransferase RlmN: MNTKINLLNMNREELLNFFQKIGEKPFRGYQIMKWIYHYYCNDFNQMTNLSINLKKKLAKISEIRAPIIKKKQISLDGTIKWTMQVDTQEIETIYIPEIYRTTLCISSQIGCAVGCSFCATAQQGFNRNLKVSEIVGQVWQISKTIQLNKNITHNKYSPITNIVFMGMGEPLLNIKNVTSAIKIILDKLGFGISKRRITLSTAGIVPGIEKLTDIVDIPIAISLHAPNDHIRSKIMPINNKYNISNILNSVNKYSKHFKSNHRRITIEYILLNHVNDDISHAHQLAKKLKGIPCKINLIPWNPIPNTPYTCSSRIRIHKFLQILLQYKINTIIRKTRGADINAACGQLTGTITNRINFNISNCTNYTNNIAVNNIT, translated from the coding sequence ATGAACACAAAAATAAATCTTCTGAATATGAACCGAGAAGAATTATTAAACTTTTTCCAAAAAATCGGTGAAAAACCTTTTCGAGGATATCAAATAATGAAATGGATTTATCATTATTACTGCAATGATTTCAATCAAATGACAAATCTCAGTATAAATTTAAAAAAAAAATTAGCAAAAATCTCTGAAATACGCGCTCCAATAATAAAAAAAAAACAAATATCTTTAGATGGCACAATAAAATGGACTATGCAAGTTGATACACAAGAAATAGAAACAATTTATATTCCTGAAATCTATAGAACTACATTATGTATATCATCACAAATTGGATGCGCTGTAGGATGTAGTTTCTGTGCAACTGCACAACAAGGATTTAATAGAAATTTGAAAGTATCAGAAATTGTGGGTCAAGTATGGCAAATATCTAAAACTATTCAACTAAATAAAAATATTACACATAATAAATATTCTCCAATTACTAATATTGTATTTATGGGAATGGGAGAACCACTCCTAAATATTAAAAATGTCACATCAGCTATAAAGATTATATTAGATAAATTAGGCTTTGGAATTTCAAAAAGACGTATTACTTTATCAACTGCTGGGATAGTCCCTGGCATAGAAAAACTAACAGATATAGTAGATATACCAATAGCTATATCACTACATGCTCCAAATGATCATATTAGAAGCAAAATTATGCCAATTAATAATAAATATAATATTAGTAATATATTAAATTCAGTAAATAAATACTCAAAACACTTTAAATCTAATCACAGACGAATAACAATAGAATATATTCTATTAAATCATGTTAATGATGATATATCACATGCTCATCAATTAGCAAAAAAACTTAAAGGAATTCCATGTAAAATTAATTTAATACCATGGAATCCAATTCCAAATACTCCATATACCTGTAGCTCACGTATTCGTATACATAAATTCTTACAAATTTTATTACAGTACAAAATTAACACTATCATCAGAAAAACTAGAGGAGCAGATATCAATGCTGCTTGTGGACAATTAACAGGAACAATAACAAATCGTATAAATTTTAATATTTCTAACTGTACAAATTACACTAACAATATTGCAGTAAACAATATTACTTAA
- the ndk gene encoding nucleoside-diphosphate kinase, whose protein sequence is MKTEHTLSIIKPDAVAKNVIGAIINRLETSGLMIVNAKILQLTSIQASEFYAAHQNKFFFNELINFMISGPIFIQILKGYQAIKKNREIMGATDPTVALSGTIRSDYGYNCTKNAIHGSDSKKSAIREISYFF, encoded by the coding sequence ATTAAAACAGAACATACATTGTCTATTATCAAACCTGACGCAGTAGCTAAAAATGTTATCGGAGCTATAATTAATAGATTGGAAACTTCAGGTTTAATGATAGTAAATGCCAAAATACTACAACTTACCTCAATACAAGCATCCGAATTTTATGCAGCACATCAAAATAAATTCTTTTTTAACGAATTAATAAATTTTATGATTTCTGGTCCTATATTTATACAAATATTAAAGGGTTATCAAGCTATAAAAAAAAATCGAGAAATCATGGGAGCTACTGACCCAACTGTTGCTTTATCGGGTACTATCCGATCTGATTATGGCTATAATTGCACTAAAAATGCTATTCATGGTTCTGATTCTAAAAAATCCGCCATACGTGAAATTTCTTATTTTTTTTAA
- a CDS encoding IscS subfamily cysteine desulfurase, producing MKLPIYFDYASTTPVDPRVVKKMLQYLTIDGIFGNPSARSHYYGWKAEAAINIARKQIANLIGAESCEIIFTSGATESINLAIKGISQNYQKKGKHIITSATEHKAVLNTCKYLESNGFKVTYIIPQSNGLINLNQISKLLQDDTILVSIMHVNNEIGIIQDIASIGKLCRLHDIIFHVDATQSVGKLHIDLSILPVDLMSFNSHKIYGPKGIGGLYIRKHRDPKIYLTTQIHGGGQENNIRSGTLPVHQIVGMGEAYRLAQETMTTEMIQLKKLKNNLWKGLKHIEGISINGDLKYSVDTILNISFNNIDGETLMTVLKDFALSSGASCASGELNPSHVLKALGKKDETAYNSIRFSFGRFTTEAEIKYAIQHIINTILKLNTMTNILY from the coding sequence ATGAAATTACCAATATATTTTGATTATGCTTCTACTACCCCAGTGGATCCTAGAGTAGTAAAAAAAATGCTACAATACCTTACTATAGATGGAATATTTGGAAATCCATCGGCTCGTTCCCATTACTATGGCTGGAAAGCAGAAGCAGCAATAAATATAGCACGCAAACAAATCGCTAACTTAATAGGGGCTGAGTCATGCGAAATTATTTTTACATCTGGCGCTACTGAGTCAATAAATCTTGCTATAAAAGGAATAAGTCAAAATTATCAAAAAAAAGGCAAACATATTATTACAAGCGCAACAGAACATAAAGCAGTTTTAAATACTTGTAAATACCTTGAAAGCAACGGATTTAAAGTTACTTATATCATACCACAATCTAATGGATTAATAAATTTAAATCAAATCAGTAAACTACTACAAGATGATACTATTTTAGTATCTATTATGCATGTAAATAACGAAATTGGCATTATACAGGATATTGCAAGCATTGGTAAATTATGTCGACTACATGATATAATTTTTCACGTAGATGCAACACAAAGTGTTGGGAAATTACACATTGATTTATCTATTCTGCCGGTAGATTTAATGTCTTTTAATAGCCATAAAATATATGGACCAAAAGGAATCGGTGGATTATATATTAGAAAACATAGAGACCCAAAAATTTATCTTACTACACAAATACATGGAGGTGGTCAAGAAAATAATATACGTTCCGGAACTCTCCCCGTGCATCAAATCGTTGGAATGGGTGAAGCGTACCGTTTAGCCCAAGAAACAATGACAACCGAAATGATACAATTAAAAAAACTAAAAAATAATTTGTGGAAAGGACTAAAACATATCGAAGGTATATCAATTAATGGAGATCTAAAATACAGTGTTGACACGATACTAAATATCAGTTTTAACAATATAGATGGAGAAACACTCATGACAGTATTAAAAGATTTTGCCTTATCTTCTGGTGCTTCTTGTGCATCTGGAGAATTAAATCCATCCCACGTATTAAAAGCTTTAGGCAAAAAAGATGAAACTGCATATAATTCCATCCGATTTTCTTTTGGTAGATTTACTACTGAAGCAGAGATAAAATACGCTATTCAGCATATCATCAATACTATATTGAAATTAAATACAATGACTAATATATTATATTAA
- a CDS encoding inositol monophosphatase family protein, which yields MHPMLNVAVRAVRKAGIFIIRQYELLDKNIIRSVDIRDFVSRVNFESDSIIEEIIHKFYPLHIVITTKNTQNFNFELKSYQKMQDTFWMIRSIDSSINFIKQFPFFALSIAIQIKGHVEIGVIYDPIHNELFSACRGRGAWLNGYRIRVNTTKSLHNSILAISCILNRQDTMINLINKLSLKCVNFRYTGESILDFVYVAAGRLDGCIAILVKNINRNQKILASAILIIRESGGFIIDFAGTDNYFMSGNVIVGNIKVTRMIYAIIQESE from the coding sequence ATGCATCCAATGTTGAATGTTGCGGTGCGAGCTGTAAGAAAAGCTGGCATTTTTATTATTAGACAATATGAATTATTAGATAAAAACATTATACGATCAGTTGATATAAGAGATTTTGTGTCACGGGTAAATTTTGAGTCAGATTCTATAATAGAAGAAATTATTCATAAGTTTTATCCATTGCATATTGTTATTACCACTAAAAATACTCAAAATTTTAATTTTGAATTAAAATCATATCAAAAAATGCAAGATACTTTTTGGATGATTAGATCTATAGATAGTAGTATTAATTTCATTAAGCAATTTCCTTTTTTCGCTTTGTCTATTGCGATTCAGATTAAAGGTCATGTGGAAATTGGCGTAATATATGATCCAATTCATAATGAATTATTTAGTGCTTGTCGGGGAAGAGGAGCTTGGTTAAATGGTTATCGTATTCGTGTGAACACCACTAAAAGTTTACACAATTCTATTTTAGCGATTTCTTGTATACTGAATAGACAGGATACAATGATTAATTTAATTAATAAATTATCTTTAAAATGTGTAAATTTTCGATATACTGGAGAAAGTATTTTAGATTTTGTGTATGTAGCAGCGGGTCGTTTGGATGGTTGTATTGCTATTTTAGTTAAAAATATTAATAGAAACCAGAAAATTTTAGCTAGCGCTATTTTAATAATTCGTGAATCTGGTGGTTTTATTATTGATTTTGCTGGTACTGATAATTATTTTATGTCCGGAAATGTAATTGTTGGGAACATAAAAGTTACGCGCATGATTTATGCAATAATTCAGGAGTCTGAATAG